Proteins found in one Panicum hallii strain FIL2 chromosome 4, PHallii_v3.1, whole genome shotgun sequence genomic segment:
- the LOC112890400 gene encoding uncharacterized protein LOC112890400 produces MVLLVTFRTKDNYRTEYIKFEVADFDSSYHAILGRPALAKFMAVPHYVYLLLKMPSKIGVLTLRGDLKKSYDCDQEAIEYATTSRMAEPSVEVLATALKLTNIEMEISNQRPS; encoded by the coding sequence aTGGTCCTGCTAGTCACCTTTAGGAcaaaagacaactaccgcaccgagtacatcaagttcgaggtggcagaTTTCGACTCGtcgtaccatgccatccttggtaGGCCTGCACTAGCCAAATTTatggccgtgccccactacgtTTATCTGCTGCTCAAGATGCCTAGCAAGATAGGTGTACTCACActccgtggcgacctgaagaagtcgtacgactgcgaccAGGAGGCAATTGAGTATGCCACAACTTCACGCATGGCAGAACCGTCTGTAGAAGTACTTGCGACCGCGCTGAAGCTGACCAAcatagagatggagatctccaaccaacGGCCAAGctag